AAGCTTCAGCCCCGAATCGCTTTATCTACAATTGAGCAAAAACGTCGAAGTCGACAAAGCCTTCGAAGATTACTTAAACTACCTGGAAACGCTTAAACCTAAGCAGGCACCACTCAGCCCGGTTTACAACTCCGCACTTCATTGCACCTGGAACTACGGAGTCTTTGAAGATCAACGCGAAGCGAGCTTAATAGATACCGCTCGCTTCATCGCTGAACAGCTCCCCGAGATCCAGTTTTTTCTAATCGACGACGGCTACCTACAACATGAAGAGAAATCGTCACGCGTACACCTCGATCGCTTCTACCCCACCCCCGAGGATGCAGTCCTGCTCCCCGAGAGCTGGCCACAAGGCATTCGCGGCTTTACCGACGAACTTCGCAACATGGGCCTACGCCCCGGTATCTGGTGGACACCTATGATCCAGTTGCCCTGCCGTCTACACGACGAGCACCCAGAATGGTTTCTACGTAAGCCTGACGGAGAACTCTTTCTAATCGGCAATAATCTCGCATACCTAGATTACTCAAACCCTGATGCACTCGCCTTCCTCGACCGCACACTCGCACATATACAAGGGCAATGGAATGTCGACGCGGTCAAAATCGACTTCTGGAGTCAAAATTTCGAAACCAACTTAGCCCAGCTGCAAAACCCCGAGTGCTCGGGAATCGACCTGCGGCGAAAGTTCTTTGAAATCGTACGCAAGGACCTGCCTGATGATGGCATCATTATGAGCTGTATCGCGATGGGAATGGGGAATCCTTTCCTCTCCGAATCCGTTGACACTTTCCGTTGCTCAATGGACATCCACGATGGCTACTGGGAAGATCAGATCAACAATAGCAACTGGATGCTGCCCACTCTAAGTTTCGGTGGTCGGCGCACGGGATGCCTACTAAACACAGACAGCATCGGCTTTAACCCGGAACTCCCGACTAACGAGACAAACTTTCGGCTCACATGGAGCTATATTACCATGGGCTTAATTGAAACTGGAGGCCGTCTCGAAAAACTGGATACGGAACAACTTAGCGCACTCAAAAAGCTACTAAAACGCTGCGATCGAGGATACCCCGTCCGCTGCCCCGACCTACGCACTTACACTGGCGACCACATCCGGAATCACTCTATGTCGATTTCCCAAGAGACAGCCCAACTGGACAAAAGGGAATCCGACAATCGATCGCCTTTTTCAACTGGCACGAACACCCACGCGCTGTCTCCATCGACCGCCGCTCAATCGGCCAAAGCGCTCAAGTAGTCGCCAAAGACTTTTGGAGCAATGAATCCACAGTATGGATCAACGACTTCATAACAATCATATTAGAGCCGCACTGCGCCCGCCTGTTCGACATTTACGAGGATGTTTAAGTATTTCGAAGGGACGACGGTACCAGCTTCTGCATGATAAACCAAGCTTAGAGTATATAGCTTCATATCGGTATTTAATGCTGTTCGTTGCTATGCCATGGATATCCCCCGTGATCCAGAACAAAACTAAAAAGGCTCCAGTCGCTGATCACAACTGGAGCCTTCCGTATTTAGAGCCTTAAACTAAAGATGAATCGCTTACTCACGAGACTTCAAACGGCGGCCACCAATCACAACCCACAAAGCTGCCATTCCCATAAAGATGGAAGCCAAACGAGCTTCAGGAATCGCTGTGATCTGGAGCAAGACATCCTTATTCCCCTCATCTACGAAAATATTGTATACCCATCCGTCAGGGCCGGAACCCAAGACAAGTCCATTGTCTGTTAAATTACCAGAATAGCTGACAATCGTGTAATCACCGATCGCATCCAAGCCGAGATCATTAAGATTTAAAATACCATCCAGAATCAAATCACCACCAACGTTGATCAAATCGACAGCGCCGCCCACACCAATATCAAAGGCAAGTATCGAATCACTCGCCAAAGTTAATCCGCGGCCACCATTAATCGTCAAAGTGCCAACTTCGCCAATCAAGCCAGGATTCAGCACACCGCCTCCGCTTGTGCCAGAAGTAAAGACCACATCACGTCCAATACTGCCAGTGCCGCCCAATACAGCCGCATCCGTGACAATTACATCTGGAGAGGATTGCGCAGTAAATGATCCGTTCACCAAAAGCGTACCTTCATTCACATAGGTATGCCCCGTATGTCCAATCGATGCACCCGACAAGACCAATACACCAGTGCCCTCTTTAATGATTTGGTTACCACCAGTCGTGCTACCACCAAACTCAAGCTGCAGTCCCGCATCGACCTCAAAACTGGCACTACGATTAAGCTGCAATGTTCCAGTAAATGTGAGATCGTGATCACCTGTTAAATTGAAAAGCGAGACATTAGAGTTCTCCCAACCGCCGTTCGTGGTGAAATTGTTACTATAGGAACGATCCGAATCAACAGCCTCAAGTTTCACGACGGAACCACCCTCGTTACTGTGATTAATATATAGCGCCCCGGTTCCCAACGCATCATCATGAGCCAACCTCAGCGTGATATCACCCGCAAAACCAGTATTAATATGAGTCTCCACATCGACTGAACTAGCACCAGCAAGTGTCAGCGTAGAGTTAGCGGTTCTCCAGTTAAATGAGGATATATCCGTTAATGAGCCGATAGTTACATTCACCCCCGCATCACCAACAAGCTTACTCGCCGTCCGAAGCGTGAAGGTGGGATCAGAGGAATTCCCCTTAATGCCTCCAGCAAAATCAAAAGTTCCATACGAATTTACATCAAAATTAATATGCTCATTGTTCGCCCCACCAGAAACATCAAAGACCACAGCATTATTAAATGTCACATCTACAGGATTATAAACGCTAAAGGGACGCGTGCCACTTGCTGCTGGAGCCCCCGTCACCGTCAGGTCGGAACCATTGAATGTCCATGCCCCAGAACCACTGAACTCAACAGATGTTATACTTGTAGGGCTGCCGAGATCCACGACCTCAGTCGAGGTTAAATCAAACAAAGCTTCGCCAGTCGGCACAGTGTCGCCCGACCAATTAGCGCCTTCGCTCCAGTCATCAGACGTGGAACCATCCCAAGTTGCATCCTGAGCGCACACAAAGGTCAGGGGAGTTAGAGTGACGAACAGCGGGTAGAGTAGGTATTTTTTCATATTCAATCATTACTATAGAGTAATATAGCCTTGATCAAGACAAAAAATGCTGATCACCTATATTTCCAACCATAAATCGCCCAAAATTAGCATCGAGAGAATCACTGATCCCTCCCCCAATTTTCTCCCAATCCCCATAGA
The nucleotide sequence above comes from Coraliomargarita algicola. Encoded proteins:
- a CDS encoding alpha-galactosidase, whose protein sequence is MPIQTPVPYDALKASPQATPKTQYSDRVLGQQGLSLNFGNNRFGFQNFGIELSFEDNTWLRCEWEVMAAGNRGLAKLDHNIQLSLSQTELGPKQHRIDLQILNNGHETKRLRGIRFGQLGDHANFLQGGGHALGWGMRYAHTGNLRTERYPFCAADYPFLRQLPPEERVLGDTEDQPFPALFLSNDISKESLVFAFLSQERAVPVFNFKRKYHFTTGVFDKFEIHWHFPQSQGYTIPAGESFSPESLYLQLSKNVEVDKAFEDYLNYLETLKPKQAPLSPVYNSALHCTWNYGVFEDQREASLIDTARFIAEQLPEIQFFLIDDGYLQHEEKSSRVHLDRFYPTPEDAVLLPESWPQGIRGFTDELRNMGLRPGIWWTPMIQLPCRLHDEHPEWFLRKPDGELFLIGNNLAYLDYSNPDALAFLDRTLAHIQGQWNVDAVKIDFWSQNFETNLAQLQNPECSGIDLRRKFFEIVRKDLPDDGIIMSCIAMGMGNPFLSESVDTFRCSMDIHDGYWEDQINNSNWMLPTLSFGGRRTGCLLNTDSIGFNPELPTNETNFRLTWSYITMGLIETGGRLEKLDTEQLSALKKLLKRCDRGYPVRCPDLRTYTGDHIRNHSMSISQETAQLDKRESDNRSPFSTGTNTHALSPSTAAQSAKALK